In a genomic window of Methanoregula sp. UBA64:
- a CDS encoding DUF655 domain-containing protein: protein MKAEKKEVNAIVLDVLMKGHMDDPRPQFKREPVVQAIGLEQFKLLELIPKPNVVINLHDNVYIGDSARDKIERVKRRIGYDELTPTAKGELPFMVEQIVKDREPDFVTFFNKAISITPKLHMLHLLPGIGKKLMWEVLESRTRKPFESFADISTRIKSLPHPEKMIEARILEELQDKDVKYHLFTTK from the coding sequence ATGAAGGCCGAGAAAAAAGAGGTCAACGCGATCGTACTGGACGTGCTCATGAAAGGGCACATGGACGATCCGCGCCCCCAGTTCAAGCGCGAGCCGGTTGTTCAGGCAATCGGTCTGGAGCAGTTCAAGCTCCTTGAACTGATCCCGAAACCTAACGTTGTGATCAACCTCCACGACAATGTCTATATCGGGGATTCAGCGCGGGACAAGATCGAGCGTGTGAAGCGCCGGATCGGGTACGACGAGCTGACACCGACTGCCAAAGGCGAGCTGCCTTTCATGGTCGAGCAGATCGTAAAGGACCGCGAGCCGGACTTTGTCACCTTCTTCAACAAGGCGATCTCGATCACCCCGAAACTCCACATGCTTCACCTCCTCCCGGGTATCGGGAAGAAACTGATGTGGGAGGTGCTCGAGTCCCGGACCAGGAAGCCTTTCGAGAGTTTTGCGGATATCTCCACCCGGATCAAGTCGCTCCCGCACCCGGAGAAGATGATCGAGGCCCGGATCCTCGAAGAACTGCAGGACAAGGACGTCAAGTACCATCTCTTTACCACGAAATGA
- a CDS encoding tRNA pseudouridine(54/55) synthase Pus10: MALNEQVEKILAYGECCDHCLGRFFGKRSHGLTNDERGRGLRVARALESNIPYEKPAGACWICGNFFDAVPEWAGKVAAALGEYEYTTFLVGCRVPPLVAENEEMVWSDLALAEPEPFKSEVNREVGKAVSAITGKSVDFKKPDIVALLDPSTGDVEVQVNAIFFYGRYQKFERGIPQTHWPCRACHGAGCEKCNFTGKQYLDSVEELIGRPAIEAFGAENAVLHGAGREDIDARCVGTGRPFILQIDAPKKRTMDLSALEAAINESAGGRVSVALMHWSDRAEVETLKSSKAHKKYRILVEVEGQISAETLSNALKTLSGVTIHQRTPERVAHRRADKIRERKVLDIECVGEQDGQFILEVLGEAGLYIKELISGDQGRTIPSLAEILKRPARVKSLDVVQVEGPLEGE; this comes from the coding sequence ATGGCACTAAACGAACAGGTAGAAAAGATCCTTGCCTATGGCGAATGCTGCGACCACTGCCTCGGGCGGTTCTTCGGGAAGCGCTCGCACGGGCTCACGAACGACGAGCGGGGCCGGGGGCTCAGGGTAGCCCGGGCACTCGAATCAAATATCCCGTACGAGAAGCCGGCCGGCGCCTGCTGGATCTGCGGGAACTTCTTTGACGCAGTCCCGGAATGGGCAGGAAAGGTTGCTGCCGCACTGGGCGAATACGAGTACACGACCTTTCTCGTGGGCTGCCGGGTGCCGCCCCTTGTTGCCGAGAACGAGGAGATGGTCTGGAGCGATCTTGCCCTTGCCGAACCGGAACCTTTTAAGTCGGAGGTAAACCGCGAGGTGGGAAAGGCCGTCTCGGCTATCACCGGAAAGTCCGTGGATTTCAAGAAACCCGATATCGTTGCCCTGCTCGACCCCTCGACCGGGGATGTCGAGGTCCAGGTGAACGCGATCTTCTTCTACGGGCGGTACCAGAAGTTCGAGCGCGGTATCCCCCAGACCCACTGGCCCTGCCGGGCCTGCCACGGGGCGGGCTGCGAGAAGTGCAACTTTACCGGCAAGCAGTACCTGGACTCGGTCGAGGAACTGATTGGGAGGCCGGCCATCGAGGCGTTCGGTGCGGAAAATGCCGTGCTGCACGGGGCTGGCAGGGAAGACATCGATGCCCGGTGCGTGGGGACCGGCCGGCCGTTTATCCTGCAGATCGATGCCCCAAAGAAGCGGACCATGGACCTCTCCGCCCTTGAAGCGGCTATCAACGAGTCGGCCGGAGGCCGTGTCTCGGTTGCCCTCATGCACTGGAGCGACCGGGCAGAGGTGGAAACCCTTAAATCAAGCAAAGCGCATAAAAAATACAGGATCCTGGTCGAGGTTGAGGGGCAGATATCAGCGGAAACGCTCTCAAATGCCCTGAAAACCTTATCGGGCGTCACAATACATCAGCGCACGCCCGAGCGGGTCGCACACCGGAGAGCAGATAAGATCCGGGAGCGTAAAGTCCTCGATATTGAGTGTGTGGGGGAACAGGACGGACAGTTCATTCTCGAAGTCCTCGGCGAAGCCGGCCTCTACATCAAAGAACTCATATCAGGTGATCAGGGAAGGACCATCCCGAGTCTTGCCGAGATCCTGAAGCGGCCTGCACGAGTCAAGAGTCTTGATGTCGTGCAGGTAGAAGGACCACTGGAGGGAGAATAG
- a CDS encoding cytochrome c biogenesis CcdA family protein, whose translation MPAFDPSLLGIFVFGLIAGICPCNSVLCLGLIGYLTSGATKLSLSAILRLVLAFTLGTILVLLPLGLVAGFLGHYLLFLNSTIAWCIGGVLLILMGFQLLHLYKPPIKSIFSRLRAPVSYTVTGAFLLGLSFGAITIGRGAPMLIVVLTYIALSQTAVQGVFTILVYAVGMSIPLIVISSAGGAVGKKIKEKANVSGELADRVIGIAIIAIGVYFLYLAFG comes from the coding sequence ATGCCCGCCTTCGACCCCTCGCTCCTCGGGATCTTCGTCTTCGGCCTTATTGCCGGCATCTGCCCGTGCAACAGCGTCCTCTGCCTCGGCCTCATCGGGTACCTCACGAGCGGCGCCACCAAACTCTCCCTCTCCGCCATCCTCCGGCTCGTCCTCGCGTTTACCCTCGGCACCATCCTTGTCCTCCTCCCGCTCGGGCTTGTCGCCGGGTTCCTCGGCCATTACCTCCTCTTCTTAAACAGCACCATTGCCTGGTGTATCGGCGGCGTCCTCCTCATCCTCATGGGCTTCCAGCTCCTCCACCTCTACAAACCGCCCATAAAAAGCATCTTCTCCCGGCTCCGGGCCCCGGTCTCCTACACGGTCACCGGTGCCTTCCTTCTCGGCCTCTCGTTCGGGGCGATCACCATCGGGCGGGGAGCGCCCATGCTCATCGTTGTCCTCACCTACATCGCCCTCTCCCAGACCGCGGTGCAGGGAGTCTTTACCATCCTTGTCTACGCAGTAGGGATGAGCATCCCGCTCATAGTCATCAGCTCGGCCGGCGGTGCGGTCGGGAAGAAGATCAAGGAAAAAGCGAACGTCAGCGGCGAGCTTGCCGACCGGGTGATCGGGATCGCCATTATTGCTATCGGGGTGTACTTCCTGTATTTGGCGTTCGGGTGA
- a CDS encoding MFS transporter, with product MPEKRKRNPHHIVEKNTLTMSASATGTARSGYTLLILSISLATFMAALDGTIVNIALPTISEAFNVSTTTVSWVATAYLLVMAGCVLVFGKVSDIIGFKRVFLAGFVIFTLGSLACGLLPELLNSLGILVASRMFQAVGGAMITAIGPAMVTAFIPMDQKGKAMGIVMTLAALGTALGPTIGGVLVQYLSWHWIFFINVPIGICAILLGAKVIPVRESSGSLAGFDRTGALLAFTGLASLLFVVSEGESMGWTSPIILGLAVLTVLLLAGFVWQECRVTDPLLDLSLFKNRNFLAINILLSLVFFSYAGINYLLPFYLKYIRDVDTSTAGLIMTALSVAMMAAGMLSGMLFNRVGPKKLCIAAGVLLVAGYFCIMRLHADTAMLYVVGCLALIGLGLGLMVTPASNLIMNAVAKTRHGMVSSLTSLERFAPLTLGIAVFNMIFLWGVNTIAANHDVTHLSPVELQKPVISAGFDLAFFGSFVLGIVILILALVIRQEIHPDNLGNEDEIGPGMI from the coding sequence GTGCCCGAAAAGAGAAAACGCAACCCTCATCACATCGTGGAGAAAAACACCCTTACCATGAGCGCCTCCGCCACGGGCACCGCCCGATCCGGATACACCCTGCTGATTCTGTCCATCTCGCTTGCCACGTTCATGGCTGCGCTTGACGGCACGATCGTCAACATCGCACTCCCCACTATCTCGGAGGCTTTCAATGTCTCGACAACGACCGTGAGCTGGGTGGCCACCGCATACCTGCTCGTGATGGCCGGCTGCGTGCTGGTCTTTGGGAAGGTCTCGGACATCATCGGGTTCAAACGCGTGTTCCTGGCCGGGTTTGTGATCTTTACCCTGGGCTCGCTTGCCTGCGGACTCCTGCCGGAACTCTTAAACTCCCTTGGGATCCTGGTAGCGTCCCGGATGTTCCAGGCGGTCGGCGGGGCCATGATCACCGCGATCGGGCCTGCCATGGTCACGGCCTTTATCCCGATGGACCAGAAGGGAAAGGCGATGGGGATCGTAATGACCCTTGCCGCGCTCGGGACTGCCCTCGGGCCTACCATCGGCGGCGTGCTGGTCCAGTACCTGTCGTGGCACTGGATCTTCTTCATCAATGTGCCGATAGGGATCTGCGCAATCCTGCTCGGGGCAAAGGTGATCCCGGTTCGGGAGAGCAGCGGGAGCCTTGCGGGCTTTGACCGGACCGGCGCCCTGCTCGCGTTTACCGGCCTTGCCTCCCTGCTCTTCGTGGTCTCGGAAGGCGAGAGTATGGGGTGGACCTCGCCGATCATCCTCGGCCTTGCCGTACTCACCGTCCTCCTGCTCGCGGGCTTCGTGTGGCAGGAATGCCGGGTCACGGATCCCCTCCTCGACCTCTCGCTCTTCAAGAACAGGAACTTCCTTGCCATCAACATCCTGCTCTCGCTTGTCTTCTTCAGCTACGCGGGGATCAACTACCTCCTGCCGTTCTACTTAAAATACATCCGCGATGTGGATACGTCGACGGCGGGGCTGATCATGACGGCGCTTTCCGTGGCCATGATGGCTGCCGGGATGCTTTCCGGGATGCTCTTTAACCGGGTGGGCCCGAAAAAGCTCTGCATTGCGGCCGGGGTCCTTCTTGTTGCCGGGTATTTCTGCATTATGCGGCTCCACGCCGATACGGCCATGCTGTACGTGGTGGGCTGCCTGGCCCTGATCGGCCTTGGCCTCGGGCTCATGGTAACGCCGGCCTCGAACCTCATCATGAACGCGGTGGCAAAGACCCGGCATGGCATGGTATCGAGCCTCACGAGCCTGGAACGCTTCGCCCCGCTCACGCTCGGGATCGCCGTCTTCAACATGATCTTCCTCTGGGGCGTCAACACGATTGCGGCAAACCACGATGTGACACACCTGTCGCCGGTTGAGCTCCAAAAACCGGTGATCTCGGCGGGTTTTGACCTTGCATTCTTCGGGTCGTTCGTGCTCGGGATTGTCATCCTTATCCTGGCTCTCGTGATCCGGCAGGAGATCCACCCGGATAATCTCGGGAATGAGGACGAGATCGGGCCGGGGATGATCTAG
- a CDS encoding PIN domain-containing protein, which produces MKIYLDVCCLCRPFDSKTQPRIHMEMEAVIALLDRCRLDWELISSDVIAYEIFQIPDQNRLLHVREITSLARETVEWDDRLEERADILAASGIDAMDALHVACAERAGAVFVTTDDLLIKNIKRMSNNTTVRVCNPVDLYLEVKKNEDQNSP; this is translated from the coding sequence ATGAAGATCTACCTGGATGTCTGCTGTTTGTGCAGACCGTTTGATTCGAAAACCCAGCCACGGATCCATATGGAGATGGAAGCGGTAATTGCACTTCTGGACCGGTGCAGGCTTGACTGGGAACTGATCTCAAGCGATGTGATCGCGTATGAAATCTTTCAGATTCCAGATCAAAACCGGTTACTCCACGTCCGTGAAATCACCTCGCTTGCGCGGGAAACCGTCGAATGGGATGACCGTCTGGAAGAGCGGGCCGACATCCTGGCAGCATCCGGAATTGACGCAATGGACGCATTGCATGTCGCCTGCGCCGAGCGGGCCGGTGCGGTGTTTGTGACAACGGATGACCTGTTGATAAAAAATATCAAGAGGATGAGCAACAATACCACTGTACGTGTATGCAACCCGGTCGATCTGTACCTGGAGGTGAAAAAGAATGAAGACCAGAACTCTCCATGA
- the trmY gene encoding tRNA (pseudouridine(54)-N(1))-methyltransferase TrmY: MALFAVVGHLARTDGEFSLNDLPGAGRMDVLCRCVNATLFLSHDLRRDAECCLVLLGGPKGPKTVIFRGDGIRSLSPDERSAGALIKKALSIPCGSEFREAAPGVFVRNGGLERLFAEHPFAVLDEKGTDIRTVQEVPAAFLLSDHQNFTEAEEALIRDAPRYSVGPVCLHADHTITVISNEIDRRNNGWH, translated from the coding sequence ATGGCCTTGTTTGCGGTTGTCGGGCACCTTGCCCGCACGGACGGCGAGTTCTCCTTAAACGACCTTCCCGGGGCAGGGCGCATGGATGTGCTCTGCCGGTGCGTGAATGCCACGCTCTTCCTCTCCCATGACTTACGGAGGGATGCGGAATGCTGTCTTGTCCTTCTCGGGGGGCCAAAAGGGCCAAAGACGGTGATTTTCAGGGGCGACGGGATCCGATCGCTCTCCCCGGACGAGAGAAGCGCCGGGGCGCTCATCAAAAAAGCGCTGTCCATTCCCTGCGGGAGCGAGTTCCGCGAGGCTGCACCCGGGGTATTTGTGAGAAACGGCGGCCTTGAGCGGCTCTTTGCCGAACACCCGTTTGCGGTGCTGGACGAGAAGGGGACCGATATCCGGACCGTGCAGGAGGTGCCGGCAGCGTTTCTGCTCTCCGACCACCAGAACTTTACCGAAGCCGAGGAGGCGCTCATCAGGGATGCGCCGCGGTACTCGGTAGGACCGGTCTGCCTGCACGCCGACCACACGATTACGGTGATCTCAAACGAGATCGACCGGAGGAACAACGGATGGCACTAA
- the ftsY gene encoding signal recognition particle-docking protein FtsY, protein MFSGLKERLQAARNRLGGSIGAAATAQAPAAAGQPVSGAPAPAPAGTAPAQQEGPSFTDKVKFLIIDRELVVSEKDVADALGELEMTLLESDVALPVTDAIITDVRKSLVGKHRKIGESVDALVVGALKSALLNVLGKGFDLTAYIKAHERPVKILFTGVNGTGKTTTVAKIGAYLKKEGFSVVIGAGDTFRAGAIEQIGVHAERLGIKVIEHQTGADPSAVLFDTVQYAIAHKTDVVLADTAGRFHTKSNLMSQLDKIRRVMKPDLIVYVDEAVAGNDAVVRAAEFDKTVGADAIVLTKADMDSRGGAAISIAHTIGKPLLFLGTGQAYEDIVPFDPDTVVEELFGGA, encoded by the coding sequence ATGTTTTCAGGGCTCAAGGAACGGCTGCAGGCCGCACGGAACCGGCTTGGCGGCAGCATCGGGGCGGCAGCCACAGCCCAGGCTCCGGCAGCGGCCGGTCAGCCGGTCAGCGGTGCTCCCGCACCGGCCCCGGCCGGTACGGCCCCCGCACAGCAGGAAGGCCCGTCCTTTACCGACAAAGTCAAGTTTTTGATCATCGACCGCGAGCTCGTGGTCTCTGAAAAGGACGTAGCCGATGCTCTGGGCGAACTGGAGATGACGCTCCTCGAGAGCGATGTCGCCCTCCCGGTGACCGATGCGATCATCACTGACGTAAGAAAGAGCCTGGTCGGGAAGCACCGCAAGATCGGGGAATCGGTCGATGCCCTCGTGGTCGGGGCCCTGAAATCCGCACTCTTAAACGTGCTCGGCAAGGGCTTTGACCTGACTGCCTATATCAAGGCCCACGAACGCCCGGTAAAGATCCTCTTTACCGGCGTCAACGGCACGGGAAAGACCACGACCGTTGCAAAGATCGGGGCGTATCTCAAGAAGGAGGGGTTCTCGGTCGTGATCGGCGCCGGCGATACGTTCCGGGCCGGGGCCATCGAACAGATCGGCGTGCATGCCGAACGGCTCGGCATCAAGGTGATCGAGCACCAGACCGGTGCCGACCCGTCGGCCGTGCTCTTCGATACCGTGCAGTACGCCATCGCCCACAAGACCGATGTGGTTCTTGCCGATACCGCAGGCAGGTTCCACACCAAGTCCAACCTCATGAGCCAGCTCGACAAGATCCGGCGCGTGATGAAGCCCGATCTCATCGTGTATGTTGACGAGGCAGTGGCGGGGAACGACGCGGTGGTCCGGGCAGCGGAGTTCGACAAGACGGTCGGCGCCGATGCCATCGTGCTCACCAAGGCCGACATGGACTCCCGGGGCGGGGCGGCGATCTCGATCGCCCATACGATAGGAAAACCCCTGCTCTTTTTGGGCACCGGCCAGGCCTACGAGGACATCGTGCCCTTCGATCCCGATACGGTGGTCGAGGAACTCTTCGGAGGCGCGTAA
- the pfdA gene encoding prefoldin subunit alpha, producing the protein MAAAQPMDQREVETLQYYLKEYGQQAEVFASQLELMDNGRMEALAAIEALQALVESDDGTVLLQIGGGASLKAKIVEPDKVLLNIGSDVIVEKPNAAAIEYLKDRITELEASQKKVAEALEKLRTQMNEIAKRLEQGYAQAQAAAGGSHAGHAHVHSEDEDEE; encoded by the coding sequence ATGGCAGCAGCACAACCCATGGATCAGCGTGAAGTCGAAACGCTCCAGTATTACTTGAAAGAATACGGCCAGCAGGCCGAGGTCTTTGCGAGCCAGCTCGAACTCATGGACAACGGCCGCATGGAAGCGCTTGCCGCGATCGAGGCGCTCCAGGCACTCGTCGAGTCCGATGATGGCACCGTCCTCCTCCAGATCGGCGGCGGGGCGAGCCTCAAGGCAAAAATTGTCGAGCCGGACAAGGTTCTGTTAAACATCGGATCCGATGTGATCGTAGAGAAGCCCAACGCGGCCGCGATCGAGTACTTAAAAGACCGGATCACGGAGCTTGAAGCCTCCCAGAAGAAGGTGGCAGAGGCACTGGAGAAGCTCCGCACCCAGATGAACGAGATCGCAAAGCGCCTCGAACAGGGCTATGCACAGGCACAGGCAGCAGCGGGCGGCAGCCACGCGGGCCATGCGCATGTCCACAGCGAGGACGAAGACGAAGAATAA
- a CDS encoding C39 family peptidase has translation MEHSHAGLFIAVVVFVLIAAGIMAVFNPPLAGSGAPGPGAGAVMLTGVPDVMQSQTWSCGAGSFKAVLGYYGISAFESDLIVLLNTTPSHGTYPWDMVNASEKLGLSAHWRENVTLDEVRASLDAGVPVIIDGQRYQDANKSWDDTWDTGHYMVVMGMDDRNVYLEDPAVLGSRLSVPRDTFVALWHDYESDLPVPPGAHKYYHIGVFVNGTVPANRPAYLNITDTYPAVWKDQVVRL, from the coding sequence ATGGAACATTCCCATGCCGGCCTTTTTATTGCCGTAGTAGTCTTTGTCCTGATTGCCGCCGGGATCATGGCGGTCTTCAACCCACCGCTCGCCGGATCCGGTGCCCCGGGCCCCGGCGCAGGTGCCGTTATGCTCACCGGCGTCCCCGATGTGATGCAGTCCCAGACCTGGTCCTGCGGGGCGGGGTCGTTTAAGGCCGTGCTTGGCTATTACGGGATCTCGGCCTTTGAGTCCGATCTGATCGTCCTCCTCAACACCACGCCTTCCCACGGGACGTACCCCTGGGACATGGTGAACGCTTCAGAGAAACTCGGCCTCTCTGCGCACTGGCGCGAGAACGTGACGCTCGACGAGGTCCGGGCCTCGCTCGACGCGGGCGTTCCCGTGATCATCGACGGGCAGCGGTACCAGGACGCGAACAAGTCCTGGGACGATACCTGGGATACCGGCCACTACATGGTGGTCATGGGGATGGACGACCGGAACGTGTATCTCGAAGACCCGGCCGTTCTCGGGTCGCGCCTGTCCGTGCCCCGGGATACGTTTGTTGCCCTCTGGCACGACTACGAGAGCGATCTCCCGGTCCCGCCCGGCGCCCACAAGTACTACCATATCGGGGTCTTCGTGAACGGGACGGTCCCCGCGAACCGCCCGGCATATCTCAATATCACCGATACCTACCCGGCGGTCTGGAAAGATCAGGTTGTCCGGCTGTAA
- a CDS encoding 50S ribosomal protein L21e, with translation MAHHNGPRKKTRYKFKKELRQRGLPPVTSVIQQFEVGDKVHIVVNTSVQKGMPHRRFHGLTGTVIGKRGRAWMLTIHDGNAEKMVIARPQHLKAQK, from the coding sequence ATGGCACACCACAACGGACCCAGAAAGAAAACAAGGTACAAGTTCAAGAAGGAATTAAGACAGCGCGGGCTGCCGCCGGTCACCTCCGTGATCCAGCAGTTCGAAGTTGGCGACAAGGTTCACATCGTAGTGAACACGAGCGTCCAGAAAGGGATGCCCCACCGCAGGTTCCACGGACTTACCGGTACCGTTATCGGCAAGCGCGGCCGTGCATGGATGCTTACCATCCACGACGGTAATGCGGAAAAGATGGTCATTGCAAGACCGCAACATCTAAAAGCACAAAAGTAA
- a CDS encoding RNA polymerase Rpb4 family protein: MKVKAILSEEKVTLPELRAALLGVEAERIAAEKEMSYEFRRSMDHANQLSKTAPEKSKELVDKLLKLEKMKPEIAYRIANIMPKSRDEVRAIFAKERYTLEPAEIDTIIDLVMAHF, from the coding sequence ATGAAGGTAAAGGCTATACTTAGCGAAGAGAAGGTTACACTTCCTGAGCTCCGCGCAGCTCTTTTAGGCGTGGAGGCAGAGAGGATTGCTGCGGAAAAGGAGATGTCGTACGAGTTCCGGCGCAGTATGGACCATGCCAATCAGCTTTCAAAGACCGCGCCCGAGAAATCAAAAGAGCTCGTGGACAAACTTTTAAAGCTCGAGAAGATGAAGCCGGAGATCGCCTACCGCATTGCAAATATCATGCCGAAAAGCCGGGATGAGGTGCGGGCGATCTTTGCAAAGGAGCGGTACACGCTCGAACCGGCTGAGATAGACACTATTATCGACCTGGTCATGGCGCACTTCTGA
- a CDS encoding signal recognition particle protein Srp54 has product MMDNLSESLKAALKKLAGKAVVDRAAVDELVKNLQRALLAADVNVKLVMELSKAVRTRSLDEELPKNTNVREHVLRIVYQELVRLVYATADLKLEPQVILMAGLQGSGKTTTTAKIARYFQKKGMKVGVICADTFRPGAYDQISTLCVQVNIPCFGDPKATDARKITTEGLVALKDQEVIIVDTQGRHALEPDLIQEIIDLNRITKATHRWLVIDAALGQQASEQAKRFHEAIGIDGVIITKMDGTAKGGGAISAVAETKSGIVFVGAGETIENLERFDANGFISRLLGMGDLQALMEKAKEAQMGEEMDMEAMMKGKFTLRDMYKQLEALNKMGPLKQIMNMLPMGNMNLPEGVYDVTSTKMVRYRILMDSMTPKELDDPSTINSSRMQRIARGAGGTPEEVRELLKYYKMMHKTLKGLKGMGSGGKFNMQRLMKRFSGMQ; this is encoded by the coding sequence ATGATGGACAACCTCTCGGAGTCGCTCAAGGCGGCCTTAAAGAAGCTGGCCGGGAAAGCGGTCGTCGACCGTGCTGCTGTCGACGAGCTGGTAAAAAACCTCCAGCGGGCGCTCCTTGCAGCGGACGTGAACGTCAAGCTCGTGATGGAGCTCTCGAAAGCCGTCCGGACCCGGTCGCTCGACGAGGAACTCCCGAAGAACACCAATGTCCGGGAGCACGTGCTGCGGATTGTGTACCAGGAGCTCGTCCGCCTCGTCTATGCAACGGCCGACTTAAAACTCGAACCGCAGGTCATCTTAATGGCCGGCCTCCAGGGGAGCGGCAAGACCACGACCACGGCAAAGATCGCCCGCTACTTCCAGAAGAAGGGCATGAAGGTCGGGGTCATCTGCGCCGATACGTTCCGGCCCGGGGCCTACGACCAGATATCCACGCTCTGCGTGCAGGTTAATATCCCCTGTTTTGGCGACCCGAAGGCAACCGATGCCCGGAAGATCACTACCGAAGGGCTCGTTGCGCTTAAGGACCAGGAAGTCATCATCGTCGATACCCAGGGCCGGCACGCGCTTGAACCCGACCTCATCCAGGAGATCATCGACTTAAACAGGATCACGAAAGCCACCCACCGCTGGCTCGTGATCGATGCCGCGCTCGGCCAGCAGGCAAGCGAGCAGGCGAAACGGTTCCACGAAGCGATCGGGATCGACGGCGTGATCATCACGAAGATGGACGGGACCGCAAAAGGCGGCGGCGCCATATCGGCCGTTGCCGAGACAAAGAGCGGGATCGTCTTTGTCGGTGCGGGAGAGACGATCGAGAACCTCGAACGCTTCGATGCAAACGGGTTCATCTCCCGGCTTCTCGGGATGGGCGACCTCCAGGCCTTGATGGAAAAGGCCAAGGAAGCCCAGATGGGCGAAGAGATGGACATGGAAGCGATGATGAAGGGCAAGTTTACCCTTCGCGACATGTACAAGCAGCTCGAAGCCCTGAATAAGATGGGCCCGTTAAAGCAGATCATGAACATGCTCCCGATGGGGAACATGAACCTGCCCGAGGGGGTCTACGATGTGACGAGCACGAAGATGGTCCGGTACCGGATCCTCATGGACTCGATGACCCCAAAGGAGCTCGACGATCCTTCCACCATCAACAGCTCCCGGATGCAGCGAATCGCCCGGGGTGCCGGCGGCACGCCCGAGGAAGTACGGGAACTTTTGAAATACTATAAAATGATGCACAAGACGCTTAAGGGCCTCAAGGGCATGGGAAGCGGCGGGAAATTCAACATGCAGCGCTTAATGAAGCGCTTCTCGGGAATGCAGTAA